The following are from one region of the Spodoptera frugiperda isolate SF20-4 chromosome 20, AGI-APGP_CSIRO_Sfru_2.0, whole genome shotgun sequence genome:
- the LOC118261913 gene encoding ADP-ribosylation factor-like protein 8: MLAIINRILDWIKSLFWKEEMELTLVGLQYSGKTTFVNVIASGQFSEDMIPTVGFNMRKITKGNVTIKVWDIGGQPRFRSMWERYCRGVNAIVYMVDAADPDKIEASRNELHSLLEKQQLTGIPVLVLGNKRDLPHALDEHGLIERMNLSAIQDREICCYSISCKEKDNIDITLQWLIAHSKSGSAR; encoded by the exons ATGCTTGCTATAATCAATCGTATCCTTGATTGGATTAAAAGCTTGTTCTGGAAAGAAGAGATGGAGCTAACACTGGTTGGATTGCAGTACTCGGGGAAAACAACTTTTGTTAACGTCATTGCC TCCGGGCAGTTCAGTGAAGACATGATCCCTACAGTAGGATTCAACATGCGCAAAATCACCAAAGGAAATGTCACTATCaag GTTTGGGATATTGGTGGCCAGCCCAGGTTCCGCTCCATGTGGGAGAGGTATTGCCGAGGAGTTAATGCTATTGT CTACATGGTGGACGCGGCGGACCCGGACAAGATCGAGGCGTCCCGCAACGAGCTGCACAGCCTGCTGGAGAAGCAGCAGCTCACCGGCATCCCCGTGCTCGTGCTCGGCAACAAGCGCGACCTGCCGCACGCGCTCGACGAGCACGGACTCATCGAGCGGAT GAACCTGTCAGCTATCCAGGACCGTGAGATCTGCTGCTACTCAATCTCGTGCAAAGAGAAGGACAACATCGACATCACACTACAGTGGCTCATCGCGCACAGTAAGTCCGGCAGCGCGCGTTAA